The Misgurnus anguillicaudatus chromosome 21, ASM2758022v2, whole genome shotgun sequence genome includes a window with the following:
- the LOC141353185 gene encoding uncharacterized protein, whose protein sequence is MMSAASFVWEYFKRVDNENAKCMCCDRVIRCSGGSTSGLRRHLESQHEKVPEESPSTSSTVKRLRTIDCYFKDSKSLGEILAEMAAFDGFTFNSMAKCDYLRSALKRDGHILPKNPSEISQQVREFANEQKNKLADIFQDMVKKGTRFSLTIDEYTSSQHKRFMSINVHGAQTYWNLGIVKINGTMPAEKVKVLVQNQLKRFKLDMEHIVCCTTDGASVMVKFGRLVLPELQLCYAHAVHLAVTDVLYRRDHREELVDVPELPRAIESEEEENSDAESYWDSDSAECGDYRSVRVREETYKSVVERVRKIARYFHKSPVSNDKLRECIKRDNGKELVLILDCRTRWNSLADMLDRYIVLHRPVTKTLIDINPALIITSEHLALIKQLSSCLKPVRMGIESLCKRDTTLIKADGIFFFMMDQLSKQETPLSQEMRDAIETRFTQRRQKNIVSLYRYLLDPGALVAKAARPTEIFGMPSRQMLVRTAKGLAERLFASHCHDEEREQESDGASSEVLRDAPRPTEEVTESERDLAFDLQQAISMTTKPASEEMKDGDFMTILNKEFSLFEATKRRPPHLQQLFDALSTIQATSVEAERAFSICGQFVTKIRNRLSAESIDALCFLKAHFQKNKNEGEGEK, encoded by the exons ATGATGTCTGCGGCCAGCTTTGTATGGGAGTATTTTAAAAGAGTGGATAATGAAAACGCAAAGTGCATGTGTTGTGACCGGGTTATCAGGTGTTCCGGGGGATCGACGAGCGGATTGCGCAGACATTTAGAATCTCAGCATGAGAAAGTTCCTGAAGAAAGCCCATCGACGTCATCGACAGTTAAACGTTTGAGAACGATAGATTGCTATTTTAAAGATAGCAAGTCGCTTGGTGAAATACTCGCGGAGATGGCAGCTTTTGATGGATTTACATTTAATAGTATGGCAAAATGCGACTACCTCAGATCAGCACTTAAGAGAGACGGACATATTCTTCCCAAGAATCCCTCTGAAATATCCCAACAGGTTAGAGAGTTTGCTaatgaacaaaaaaacaaactggCAGATATATTTCAAGACATGGTGAAGAAAGGAACCCGTTTTTCTTTGACCATCGACGAGTATACTTCTTCACAACATAAAAGATTCATGAGCATAAACGTGCATGGTGCACAAACATACTGGAATCTAGGTATCGTTAAGATTAATGGAACAATGCCAGCCGAGAAAGTAAAAGTGTTGGTTCAAAACCAGCTCAAAAGATTCAAGCTTGACATGGAACACATTGTGTGCTGCACTACCGATGGAGCATCAGTGATGGTAAAATTTGGAAGACTAGTGCTGCCCGAACTACAGCTGTGCTATGCGCATGCAGTTCACCTGGCGGTCACAGATGTGCTCTACCGCCGTGATCACCGAGAAGAGCTGGTTGATGTCCCTGAACTACCCAGAGCGATCGAGAGCGAGGAAGAGGAGAATAGTGACGCCGAGTCATACTGGGACTCGGATTCTGCCGAGTGTGGTGATTATCGATCGGTCAGGGTAAGAGAAGAAACGTACAAGAGCGTCGTGGAGCGAGTCCGGAAAATTGCCAGGTATTTTCACAAGTCACCTGTCAGTAATGACAAGTTGAGAGAATGCATCAAACGAGATAACGGGAAAGAGTTGGTGCTTATATTGGATTGCCGTACCCGTTGGAACAGCCTGGCTGATATGTTGGATCGCTATATTGTACTCCATAGACCAGTGACCAAGACACTCATTGACATTAATCCGGCACTAATAATCACCAGCGAGCACCTCGCACTTATAAAACAACTGAGCTCCTGCTTGAAACCGGTGAGGATGGGAATCGAATCTCTTTGCAAGCGAGACACCACTCTCATTAAGGCagatggaattttttttttcatgatgGATCAGCTGAGTAAGCAGGAGACTCCACTGAGCCAAGAGATGAGAGACGCAATTGAGACCAGGTTCACGCAGCGGAGACAGAAGAACATAGTGTCTTTGTACAG GTACCTTCTGGATCCTGGTGCTCTAGTCGCAAAAGCAGCAAGGCCCACTGAGATCTTCGGTATGCCATCAAGACAGATGCTGGTGAGGACCGCTAAGGGTCTTGCGGAGCGTCTTTTTGCCAGCCACTGCCATGATGaggagagagagcaagagagcgATGGTGCGTCTTCAGAGGTGCTCCGCGATGCTCCGCGTCCGACTGAAGAGGTCACCGAGAGTGAAAGGGACCTAGCATTTGATTTGCAGCAGGCTATTTCAATGACCACTAAGCCAGCCTCAGAGGAAATGAAAGACGGTGACTTCATGACCATTCTAAATAAAGAGTTTTCCCTCTTCGAAGCCACCAAAAGGAGACCACCCCACCTGCAACAGCTGTTTGACGCTCTTAGCACTATTCAGGCTACATCTGTGGAGGCGGAGAGAGCGTTCTCTATTTGCGGCCAATTTGTAACAAAAATCCGAAACCGCCTGAGCGCAGAGTCCATCGACGCTCTCTGctttttaaaagcacatttccaaaaaaataaaaatgaagggGAAGGTGAGAAATAA